The Gossypium hirsutum isolate 1008001.06 chromosome D03, Gossypium_hirsutum_v2.1, whole genome shotgun sequence genomic interval tCAAAGAGTATTATTAAAAGTAGATGTTTGAAGATTGGTAGAACAAAATATTGTCGTTAAATTGATATTAGAAAATCAGATAAATACTGGATAAGATatccaaaaaaaatgaaaaagggtaAGAatagtaaaaaatgaaaaaggtggTAAGTCGAAAGGTAAGTACTGTCTTGTTTTTACATATAGGAGTCAAAGGAAAAAGCTTTAGGTAAAGAATAATTGATGCCTTTCCACACGGTCAGTGGAATGATTGTCAAACGGCAAAAGCGTGGTCTATTTGGTGTTTTGGAACAAATCAGTGGTCTTCTTATAAGAAGTGAAACAATAGATTCAACGGCGGTGGCAGTGGAAAATGACAGAAATTTGCTAAATTTACTGCAGTAAGAATTGTGGGTGTTTCAATATAAGCTTCTTTGGTTTTCTTCTGCCAATAATTGTATGAACGGATAGATTAAAATTGGTTTTATTTACTTACAGGGTCAGGTGAGATGAGTTTTTGTTTGTCCGACCCAATTTGTATATCTCTCGTCCTGATATCATCCTCAAACATGACCCTaaaattagagaaattattttacacAAATTAAGGTTGCTAAAACCAAATTGGATTCGCTTATTGGATcgattgaaaaaataaataaataaataaaatcagttGAGTTAAAAGTCGAactgaattttataatttttaatattttaaaaataataaaatttagtaatttatttaatttatattaaatctgacaatcaaattaatcaaattaaaaatcaatGACTTAATAATTCAACCACCAATCTGATTCACCAACTCAATCCAAAAAAAACTTACCCCTGTAGTAACAGTTCAGATCAAAACCCGATGGTCATGTTTAACCTCACCCATTACTTCCATATTTCAGAAAGGGAAAATAGAAAGGCTCTTTGACATGACCTGCCTTTAATATGGgttgagtaaaattttaagagAACGTTGGATATGGCTGATCTTGGCCCATTTTTAGTTACCTTTCTGAAACGATATATGGTCCAAAACAATCATCAAATTACACATAAAAAACCCAATATATGCAAGTTTTACATCAAACCCAATCATCAATGCCTACCTATTATTTCATTATCTTTGAATCTGTTCAACATATTAATACAGGATCAAGTAACAAGTTGAtagagtttaaaaaataaataaataaataaaggaaagcTTCAATCTCCTATGAGGGATAAGCTATCTACATTGACATAATTTGTGGTCCATACAAAAATGGACTCATCATTAACTCAATACATTCAAATATGTACCATGAACAAACCATATAGGTAGCTTTAGTTTGTGAGCTTGTCAAGCCAAGAATCCATGACTTGAGACACAGTCTCCATAAATGCAGCTTCACTCATGCCTGGAAGCAACAAATCTTGAGCTTCATCTACAATTTGCTCAATCACAGATTCCTTGTTCACAGTTTCCCTGCACATGATGCTTCCAATAGCAAAGGGAGTGGTAAGACCCCGATCGACTGCTTTTTTCAAAAGCATGGTCGAGATACAGAGCGTGCGAGCGCACTCAACGGGAACATCCCACCCGTAAAATCTCAGAAGTGCAACATCTTGTTCAGCTTCCAGTGATTTTATATAGTCTATAGTCTCTTTGGAGTAAGGCTGTCGTGATTGTGGCCAATAAAGCCAATCAAATGTGCAATCCTGGAACtgcaaatagataaaaaaaaagaaaagggttgGACAACAAAGATGTAATGCATTACTAGAATGATATAGCTATATATAAACTTACATTCTCAGGCAAGCAGTAGCCATGATCAATTGGAATAAGCACAGTTTGGTCATTTTCCCCTTTACCAATCAAGATATTACCGGCGTATCGGTCGGCATTTGCCATTCTTATATCGAGCACGCTGAGCTTGTGCACTTCCTCCACAGGGAAACCTCCTGGACCTACATCCTCACCACTCCCGGCATTCTTCATATACATCTGTAAGGACCCAACCTTAACATTCTCAGGTGCACATTTATACCCATTTGGATGGTTAAACCCTTTGTGCAAGCACTGAACCATGCAAGTAGGAGGTACACCAGCAAACCCCGACATCTCACCAGACAAAGACCGAGGTCCACTCTTGGGATGATCCAATATATAAGCAGCCACTTCTCTCACTGCTCCTCCTCCAACTCTTGTACCCTTTTTCAACCCTTCACCATTTGATGATCCATGGACTCCATGTGGATTGTTAACTGCCATCGGCTCCTCATCGATCGGTTTAAAGATTGAAACATAATCAACCCCCAACTTATCTTGCATAAAGTAAGCCCCTCCTGTCCCTTCCGGTGATCGAATTGGCTGGTTCCCTATATCCAACCCATCAAATGTAGAATGTATCATATCCAACATAAAAAAAGGCAATTTCACTTTGGGGTTCACAATAACTGGTTCAAACCAGAAATCTCTAACTGGTTCAACAGGCTTAGCTCGAACTTTGGCTGATTTTTGAACCATCAAATGAATCACAGCATCACTATCTTTACATAAATCATCAAGTAGTTTTTGATCATCGAGTTTTTCACCATTACAAAAGATTTCTTGTTCATCAACATCAACGAAACCTTTCCCTTGTTTAACTATCCTTTGTTTCAAATACCCAACATTTCTAAACCTATCAACATGCAATTCAAACTCTTTCCCGCAACTTGTTCTTACAGCGATGAGCAAAAGATTGGAAAGTTTTAGAACTAGGTGCAAAAAATTCCCACCTTTCAAGCCGTAGTCTTTAACAAGCGAATCGTTGCGGGCCAATTCTCTGCCTTTGAAAACAAGCCTCTGTTTCTTCACTACAAAGCCTTTACATGTCTGGATCCGAAGCTTGACGGAGGCTATCGAATCGGATTTTAAAACCCGCATCGGAATCACCGAACCGGAAACCGAAAGGTAAATCAAGATCGAGTCACCCGCTTGGTTATAGCAATAACCAGAAGAGTGAACCGCTTCTCGACGAACCGGACTCAAAGCAACATCTACAACAGACATTTCTGGTTTTTGTCGTTCTTCTTTTGTTTCAACCGAAAAACATTTGAATGAAGAAATCAACAACAAAAgttaggaaaaaagaaaaaaattatttattttccgTTCAATCTGCAGTCAAAGGGACAGAGATAAAACTTTTTAGGCAAAAAGATGAAATTTCCAAACATTTGCAAAGAGAGACAGCAGGAgagggattttttttttaatgaagaaAGGAAACAATAAGTAAAAACTATGGAAGTGGGAGATCGAACTACCGTGATTAATATAAAATAGTCGCCAtctttgtttttatgtttttccgAAAATGGTGGTTTCCGTTTCTGATTAGCGCGATTGTATCAGCTATTTTCTCTGCTCcaatgcaaaataaaaataaaaatcgtaGTCGTCCAAAGTAAAACTGAGAAAGGAGATAAAAAGGAGGAATGAGACTGGAGTGGTTGGCCTTTTATAAAGCTTTCACTCTTTGATCCAACGACTATAAGGGGCctgtttttgttattattattttagatttttgttttaaatacgGTTAGTGTCAGTAACGGTCGTTTGGTTAAAGTTCAGAGAAGGAGCGGAGGTTGACGGTTGAGTTTACTGAAATACCCACTGAGAATCGTCTTTTTAATCTTATCTTCAATCCGATTGTATT includes:
- the LOC107950767 gene encoding phosphatidylinositol 4-kinase gamma 2 gives rise to the protein MSVVDVALSPVRREAVHSSGYCYNQAGDSILIYLSVSGSVIPMRVLKSDSIASVKLRIQTCKGFVVKKQRLVFKGRELARNDSLVKDYGLKGGNFLHLVLKLSNLLLIAVRTSCGKEFELHVDRFRNVGYLKQRIVKQGKGFVDVDEQEIFCNGEKLDDQKLLDDLCKDSDAVIHLMVQKSAKVRAKPVEPVRDFWFEPVIVNPKVKLPFFMLDMIHSTFDGLDIGNQPIRSPEGTGGAYFMQDKLGVDYVSIFKPIDEEPMAVNNPHGVHGSSNGEGLKKGTRVGGGAVREVAAYILDHPKSGPRSLSGEMSGFAGVPPTCMVQCLHKGFNHPNGYKCAPENVKVGSLQMYMKNAGSGEDVGPGGFPVEEVHKLSVLDIRMANADRYAGNILIGKGENDQTVLIPIDHGYCLPENFQDCTFDWLYWPQSRQPYSKETIDYIKSLEAEQDVALLRFYGWDVPVECARTLCISTMLLKKAVDRGLTTPFAIGSIMCRETVNKESVIEQIVDEAQDLLLPGMSEAAFMETVSQVMDSWLDKLTN